A stretch of DNA from Rhizobium sp. EC-SD404:
GTCCGACAGAAGGATCGGGTCCACGGACCTGATGAAAGCCGTCTCGTCGAGACGGTGATTGGAAGAGGGAGGCATTGTCCCATGGACAAGAAAACCGGATCGTTCCGGGTGCGCGACGGCAAGGCCGCCGAGCGCCGCGTGGACGAATACCACGACCTCATGGCGAGCGGCGCGCTCGGCATGAAGCACTACATTCTCGACGACGGCCGTAAGGTTACCCATGTCGAGGAAGGACGCTACGTCATCGATATCACCCGCGAGGAACTCATCCTCATCGACGAGCCCGAACCGGCCTGACTTAGGCCTCTTAGCACCGATAAGGCCGGGGCCTTCGTCCCGGTCGAAGACGCGGCATCGAGCCCGCGCCGTCCATTCCTCCCGATCTCATCGACATTGTTTGCCGGCCCGCTGTCGGGTACCGCTTGTTCCGTTCGTCCTGTGAGCAAGCGAGGCCAAACCCATGCTGTATGCGATCCTGTGTTATCACCATGAAGACATCGTCGGTGCCTGGAGCAAGGAAGAAGACGATGCCGTCATGGCGCGTCTCCTGAAGATAACCGGTAAGCTGCAGGACGAAGGCCGGCTTGGCCCCGTCGCCCGCCTCATGCCGACCAGCGCCGCCACCACGCTGCGCAAAGGCGCAGACGACCCGCTCGTCATCGACGGTCCCTTCGCCGAGACCAAAGAGCAGTTTCTGGGCTTCTACCTCGTCGATTGCGCCACGCTCGACGATGCGCTGGCGATCGCGCGCGATCTTGCCGAAGCAAATCCCGGCGGCGGTTCCTACGAGATCCGGCCGGTCGGCTTTTATCAACCCGCAACACCGAAGGCCGAGACGAGATGAGCGACCCCGCCTGGATCGAGACAGCACTGACCGCCGCCCGTCCGCAGGCGGTCGCAGCGCTTCTTCGCTATTTTCGCGATCTCGACCGGGCCGAAGAGGCTTTCCAGGAAGCCTGCCTCAGGGCGCTGAAATCCTGGCCGAAGAACGGACCGCCGCGTGATCCCGCCGCCTGGCTGATCTTCGTCGGTCGCAATGCCGGCGTCGATGGCGTGCGGCGCGACAGTCGCCTGCGGCCGCTCCCGGAAGAGGACCAGATCTCCGACCTGTCCGACGCCGAAACCGATATCGCCGAACGGTTGGACGAAAGCGCCTACCGCGACGACGTGCTGCGGCTTCTTTTCGTCTGCTGCCATCCCGATCTGCCGACGACGCAGCAGATCGCTCTCGCCTTGCGGATCGTTTCGGGGCTCACCGTGCTTCAGATCGCACGCGCCTTTCTCGTCTCCGAAGCGGCGATGGAACAGCGCATCACCAGGGCCAAATCCAAGGTTGCTCGTGCCGGCGTTCCCTTCGAGGCACCGGACCGTGAGGCGCGCGCCGAGCGACTGCTGACCGTCGGCGCCATGCTCTATCTCGTCTTCAACGAAGGCTATTCCGCCCGCGCAAGCGATGTCGCGAAAACCCGCGAGGCCGAACGGTCGGCCTCGGTGTTTGCGCAGGAGGCGATCCGCCTCGCCCGCCTGATGGTCAAGCTCTTCCCCGCCGAGCCGGAGATCGCGGGCCTGCTCGCGCTTATGCTTCTGCAGCATGCCCGCAGCCCTGCCCGCTTCGATGCCGCTGGCCAGATCGTGCTGCTCGAAGATCAGGACCGCACGCTCTGGAACGGCGCGATGATCGGCGAAGGCCTCGCGATGCTCGACAAGGCGCTGCGTCACGCGCGCCCCGGCCCCTACCAGCTCCAGGCCGCGATTGCCGCCACCCATGCCCGCGCGAAGACCGCCGGCGAGACTGACTGGGCGGCGATCGACCTGCTCTACCGCACGCTGGAAGTCGTGCAGCCATCCCCCGTCGTGACGCTCAACCGAGCGGTCGCGATCAACAAGCTCGCCGGCCCTGAGGCAGCGCTGGCGCTGATCGATCCGCTGGCCGATCGGCTCTCCGGCTACTTCTATTTCCACGGCTTGCGCGGCGGCCTTCTGAACGAGCTTGGCCGGCGCCCAGAGGCGATTGAGTCCTTCAACCGTGCCATCGCGCTCGCCAACAGCCCCGCCGAAGCGGCGCATATCCGGCGTCACCTCGACGGCTTAGGCAAAGCCCCCGAAACGGCGCCTGAAACAGCAGACCTGTCGCAAACGACGAATGTCTGATATAAGGACTTCAGAGAACGCAGACTGCGTTCATTGTGTTCAGACATAGTCAGGAAAACGATTGGCCCAGCCCTTCAAAACGCCGTCCACGGAAAAGCGCTCCTCCTCCGAAGCCAAGTGGTCATCGACCAACAATGAAGCCCGCACCATCATGGAGAAGGAAGCTGTTGCCCGTGAGCGCAAGACAGAGCGGCTGAAGG
This window harbors:
- a CDS encoding RNA polymerase sigma factor, whose translation is MSDPAWIETALTAARPQAVAALLRYFRDLDRAEEAFQEACLRALKSWPKNGPPRDPAAWLIFVGRNAGVDGVRRDSRLRPLPEEDQISDLSDAETDIAERLDESAYRDDVLRLLFVCCHPDLPTTQQIALALRIVSGLTVLQIARAFLVSEAAMEQRITRAKSKVARAGVPFEAPDREARAERLLTVGAMLYLVFNEGYSARASDVAKTREAERSASVFAQEAIRLARLMVKLFPAEPEIAGLLALMLLQHARSPARFDAAGQIVLLEDQDRTLWNGAMIGEGLAMLDKALRHARPGPYQLQAAIAATHARAKTAGETDWAAIDLLYRTLEVVQPSPVVTLNRAVAINKLAGPEAALALIDPLADRLSGYFYFHGLRGGLLNELGRRPEAIESFNRAIALANSPAEAAHIRRHLDGLGKAPETAPETADLSQTTNV
- a CDS encoding YciI family protein, whose translation is MLYAILCYHHEDIVGAWSKEEDDAVMARLLKITGKLQDEGRLGPVARLMPTSAATTLRKGADDPLVIDGPFAETKEQFLGFYLVDCATLDDALAIARDLAEANPGGGSYEIRPVGFYQPATPKAETR